Proteins from one Triticum aestivum cultivar Chinese Spring chromosome 7A, IWGSC CS RefSeq v2.1, whole genome shotgun sequence genomic window:
- the LOC123152885 gene encoding uncharacterized protein: MASTAPPFPDAPPARPCPDGLPTTPCPGAPPTVEAQASLPEHVTEEILLRLPTAADLARASVAGTSPRCIIADHSFLRRFRTLHPPSLLGILVSTSFLPAQPPHPSAATARALADTDFSCSFLPSRERPWIRRDFRDGRALLCVHHHDLFIFRDIAVCDPMHRRYLLLPPVPWYRPDLVDHSEAFLAPTGGDEGTDIATDAPFRFRVMCLAKYQTQLVLFAFSSSGPGAGQWHTVTFDGWRSLVYTHIGFSIKKNTRITHNGV, from the coding sequence ATGGCGTCGACGGCGCCGCCCTTCCCTGATGCGCCTCCGGCGAGACCCTGCCCTGATGGCCTGCCGACGACACCCTGCCCCGGTGCACCTCCGACGGTGGAGGCGCAGGCGAGCCTGCCGGAGCACGTCACGgaggagatcctcctccgcctccccacgGCCGCCGACCTAGCCCGCGCCTCCGTGGCCGGCACCTCCCCCCGCTGCATCATCGCCGACCATTCCTTCCTCCGTCGCTTTCGCACCCTCCACCCGCCGTCTCTCCTGGGCATACTAGTCTCGACCTCCttcctcccagcccagccgccccacccctccgccgccaccgcacgaGCCCTCGCCGACACCGACTTCTCCTGCTCCTTCCTCCCCTCCCGCGAGCGGCCCTGGATTCGTCGCGACTTCCGCGACGGCCGCGCCCTTCTCTGCGTCCACCACCACGACCTTTTCATCTTCAGGGATATCGCCGTTTGTGACCCGATGCATCGGCGCTACCTCCTGCTACCTCCCGTCCCTTGGTACCGGCCCGATCTAGTGGATCATTCCGAGGCCTTCCTTGCTCCTACCGGCGGGGACGAGGGCACTGACATTGCTACCGACGCTCCATTCAGATTCAGGGTCATGTGCTTGGCCAAATACCAGACCCAGCTGGTTCTGTTCGCCTTCTCTTCGTCCGGCCCCGGTGCCGGACAATGGCACACCGTCACATTTGATGGTTGGCGCTCTCTGGTTTATACACACATTGGATTTTCGATTAAAAAGAACACTAGGATCACACATAATGGAGTGTAA